One Leptospira semungkisensis DNA segment encodes these proteins:
- the pyrF gene encoding orotidine-5'-phosphate decarboxylase, with translation MDFYSKFAKRRETLNSLLCVGIDPDVSKLPPSLEKFPDKLFLFSKEIVDATADYAVAYKPNIAFYEAFGSKGIEQFEKVISHIRTNHPEIPIVADAKRGDLDNTAKQYAKFFFKELGVDSLTLSPYMGSDTIKPFLEDESKLVFLLCLTSNPDSAELQKKTFSETGRTLYREVAALSEKFSPRNVGLVVGATHPKQLSEIRNAHPDRILLIPGYGAQGASLEEVVAVCGKNALINSSRSIIFSSSGPDFAEAARKSAASISVEMKKLLA, from the coding sequence ATGGACTTCTATTCCAAATTCGCAAAAAGAAGGGAAACGTTAAACTCCCTTCTTTGCGTTGGAATAGATCCGGATGTATCCAAACTTCCTCCTTCTTTAGAAAAATTTCCCGATAAACTTTTCCTATTCTCCAAAGAGATTGTGGACGCGACTGCGGACTATGCAGTTGCTTATAAACCGAATATAGCTTTTTATGAGGCTTTTGGTTCCAAGGGAATCGAACAATTCGAGAAGGTGATCTCCCATATTCGGACAAATCATCCGGAGATCCCGATCGTTGCGGATGCAAAGCGCGGAGATCTGGATAATACAGCAAAGCAATACGCGAAATTCTTCTTTAAAGAGCTCGGAGTGGATTCTTTGACTCTCTCTCCTTATATGGGTTCCGATACGATCAAACCTTTCTTGGAAGATGAGTCCAAACTGGTTTTTTTACTTTGTCTTACATCCAATCCTGATTCTGCCGAGCTGCAAAAGAAAACTTTCTCTGAGACGGGTAGGACCTTGTATAGAGAAGTCGCAGCATTGAGCGAGAAGTTCTCACCTCGAAATGTGGGTTTGGTAGTGGGCGCTACTCATCCCAAGCAATTATCAGAAATTCGTAATGCTCATCCGGACCGAATTCTCCTTATTCCTGGCTACGGAGCTCAAGGAGCTTCTTTGGAAGAAGTGGTCGCGGTTTGCGGTAAGAATGCTTTGATCAACTCTTCTCGAAGTATCATCTTTTCTTCTTCAGGACCTGATTTTGCAGAAGCCGCTCGAAAATCGGCAGCTTCCATTTCGGTAGAGATGAAGAAGCTTCTTGCTTAG
- the speE gene encoding polyamine aminopropyltransferase: MELWLDEALELPNGRALKIKVKEFLHTRKTPFQKIDVFESEGFGRMFTLDGVVMMTEADEFAYHEMIAHVPMMSHPNPERVLVIGGGDGGTVREILKHPSVKEVHLCEIDKGVVDVCYEYFPEIANAMKDPRVKHAYEDGAKYVQDYKEYFDVICVDSSDPVGPAEVLFKRPFYETMAASLKKGGICTTQGESFYYHGKVIKELFQFIPQVFDHCGYYFTVVPTYPSGIIGFTYCSKGPDPYKVEPDPKRVPKGLKYYSAEMHKAAFTLPPFAQDYIVRK, encoded by the coding sequence TTGGAACTTTGGTTAGACGAGGCCCTAGAACTTCCTAACGGTAGGGCTCTCAAGATTAAGGTGAAGGAGTTCTTGCACACTCGCAAGACTCCTTTTCAAAAAATAGACGTATTCGAATCTGAAGGTTTCGGCCGCATGTTCACTCTGGACGGAGTCGTCATGATGACCGAGGCTGACGAGTTTGCGTATCATGAAATGATCGCTCATGTCCCTATGATGAGCCATCCGAATCCGGAAAGAGTTCTGGTGATCGGTGGTGGAGACGGGGGAACCGTTCGCGAGATCCTAAAGCATCCTTCTGTAAAAGAAGTTCATTTATGCGAGATCGATAAGGGAGTCGTGGACGTTTGCTACGAGTACTTCCCAGAGATAGCGAATGCAATGAAAGACCCTAGGGTCAAGCATGCATACGAAGACGGAGCAAAATACGTTCAGGATTACAAAGAATACTTCGATGTGATCTGCGTGGATTCTTCCGATCCTGTCGGTCCTGCAGAAGTCTTATTCAAGAGACCTTTCTACGAGACTATGGCAGCTTCCTTGAAAAAGGGCGGGATCTGCACTACCCAAGGAGAGAGCTTCTATTATCACGGAAAAGTGATTAAGGAATTATTCCAATTCATTCCTCAGGTGTTCGATCATTGCGGTTATTATTTTACCGTAGTTCCTACATATCCTTCCGGGATCATTGGATTTACTTACTGCTCCAAAGGACCGGATCCTTATAAAGTCGAACCGGATCCTAAGAGAGTTCCTAAGGGATTGAAATATTATTCTGCCGAAATGCATAAGGCTGCTTTTACGCTTCCTCCTTTCGCGCAGGACTATATAGTACGTAAATAG
- a CDS encoding S-adenosylmethionine decarboxylase → MSLRTQDKLKIVNRFSYLRNSIDITTTEKGEAFLYTKERIPAGEVVAVWGGKAVHKDELAGLSGLSTPHRVHKDFYLVSPLHDDGIDSVHYIRQSSDANCGFQGDITLVALRDIEVGQEITFHPAMKNPELAWARNEESEIVRKRFQGSFPTYIQSKMDADPELKVYEPFKDGAWGLLTSIDLEECDAALIRDADAIKQYVIELCDLIEMKRFGETQVVYFGEDDRVAGYSMVQLIETSCISAHFANDTNTSYIDIFSCKGYDPKVAAEFTRNFFKGAAMRLTVTNRF, encoded by the coding sequence ATGAGCCTTCGGACCCAAGATAAACTTAAGATCGTTAACCGTTTTTCTTATCTAAGAAATAGCATTGATATTACTACTACCGAAAAGGGAGAAGCTTTCCTATATACTAAGGAAAGAATCCCTGCCGGAGAAGTCGTGGCAGTTTGGGGAGGTAAAGCAGTCCATAAGGACGAGCTTGCTGGCCTTTCTGGTCTTTCCACACCTCACCGTGTGCACAAGGATTTCTATCTAGTATCTCCTTTGCATGACGATGGAATCGACTCCGTGCATTATATCCGTCAAAGCTCCGATGCAAACTGCGGTTTCCAAGGGGATATTACCCTGGTTGCCCTGAGAGACATCGAAGTAGGACAAGAGATCACCTTCCATCCGGCTATGAAAAATCCGGAATTGGCTTGGGCTCGCAATGAAGAATCCGAAATCGTTCGTAAACGTTTCCAAGGAAGCTTCCCAACATATATCCAGTCCAAAATGGATGCAGATCCCGAACTGAAAGTATACGAGCCTTTCAAAGACGGAGCTTGGGGACTTCTTACTTCCATCGACTTGGAAGAATGTGACGCTGCATTGATCAGAGACGCTGACGCGATCAAACAATATGTGATCGAGCTTTGCGATCTTATCGAAATGAAGAGATTCGGAGAGACCCAAGTGGTTTACTTCGGCGAAGACGATAGAGTTGCAGGATATTCCATGGTGCAGTTGATCGAGACTTCTTGTATCTCTGCTCACTTTGCGAATGACACCAATACTTCTTATATCGATATCTTCTCTTGCAAAGGATACGATCCAAAGGTAGCGGCGGAATTTACCCGTAATTTCTTCAAAGGCGCTGCAATGCGTCTCACAGTAACAAACCGCTTCTAA
- the speD gene encoding adenosylmethionine decarboxylase, with protein MNALGKHVIAEFYECDYETINNHELVEDIMLKAVDLSGATTVKSVFHRFSPFGVSGVVVVSESHFAIHTWPEYGYCAIDVFTCGDLIDNQAALEYLKERFGSKSISVVEMKRGLLKLGVDLPHKPVGK; from the coding sequence ATGAACGCATTGGGAAAGCACGTAATTGCAGAGTTTTATGAGTGTGATTACGAGACCATCAACAATCACGAATTGGTAGAAGATATCATGTTGAAGGCAGTCGACCTCTCCGGTGCCACCACAGTTAAATCTGTTTTTCATAGATTTAGCCCGTTTGGTGTGAGCGGTGTGGTTGTCGTGAGCGAATCCCATTTCGCCATACATACCTGGCCCGAATACGGTTATTGCGCGATCGACGTCTTCACTTGCGGAGACCTAATCGATAATCAGGCAGCTCTGGAATATCTCAAGGAACGCTTCGGCTCGAAGAGCATCTCCGTTGTGGAAATGAAGCGCGGTTTGTTGAAACTTGGCGTAGACCTACCTCACAAACCAGTTGGGAAATAG
- a CDS encoding DUF2505 family protein, with protein sequence MKQYKVVQTFPVPLQDLLRAREDRYKYLDRFPELKNVELLEERKEGNKVYQKRKVKLAESLPKVLATLLSDPSLLEDSVFDLSTNTHEFTIAPPGNDTIVTIKGFSVYKEIGPNESERSYDVKVSSGVFLMGSVIETVIEEIHRHSLEKDKNSISEFLKKGD encoded by the coding sequence ATGAAACAATATAAAGTAGTACAAACCTTTCCAGTACCCTTACAAGATCTACTCCGAGCCAGAGAAGATAGATACAAATATCTGGATCGCTTTCCGGAATTGAAAAACGTAGAGCTCTTGGAGGAAAGAAAAGAGGGAAACAAGGTTTATCAGAAGAGAAAAGTGAAGTTAGCCGAATCCTTACCTAAGGTACTTGCTACCTTATTGTCGGATCCTTCTCTTTTGGAAGACTCCGTCTTCGATCTTTCCACGAATACCCATGAGTTTACGATCGCGCCTCCTGGAAACGATACAATTGTAACAATCAAAGGCTTCTCCGTTTATAAGGAGATCGGTCCGAACGAATCCGAGAGAAGTTACGACGTCAAAGTCAGCTCCGGAGTTTTTCTCATGGGTTCTGTTATAGAGACAGTGATCGAAGAGATCCATCGCCATTCTTTGGAGAAGGATAAGAATTCTATCTCTGAGTTTCTGAAGAAGGGCGATTAA
- the alr gene encoding alanine racemase gives MKDRTWIELSKKAIAENLKSFRSLLSPKTLIAAIIKSNAYGHGLLETAELSRKGGADLFGVNSLEEALILRAKYPDFPILIMGEIPDLLERRKEVSDPNFWIIVSRTESVQILSECKPSPKIHLKVDTGMARLGYSGKDLERTLTEIRDLGLPLHGIATHFASTEDVLEQKYSKEQMKNFSEAIQLAESLGFKDLVKHSCASASTMLFPEAHYDLVRVGISLYGLWPSLQTRLSLHLSGKKDFQLSPVMSWKARIVHLKTVPEDSFVGYGSTYQTSAETKVAVVPVGYYEGLDRKLSNNGVMLVRGKRAKILGRICMNMTMLDVTHIHDVQIGDVVTILGKDKEEEIGADDHANWTYTINYEVTTRISESVPKIIQE, from the coding sequence ATGAAAGATAGAACTTGGATAGAACTTTCTAAAAAGGCAATCGCCGAGAATCTTAAGAGCTTTCGCTCTCTTCTTTCTCCCAAAACGTTGATCGCCGCAATCATCAAATCCAACGCGTACGGTCACGGCCTATTAGAAACCGCAGAGCTTTCTCGTAAAGGAGGAGCGGATCTATTCGGTGTAAACTCTTTGGAAGAAGCTCTTATTCTCAGAGCTAAGTATCCTGACTTTCCCATCCTGATTATGGGAGAAATTCCAGATTTGTTAGAGAGAAGGAAAGAAGTTTCGGATCCGAATTTTTGGATCATCGTTTCTAGAACCGAAAGCGTGCAAATACTTTCTGAATGCAAACCTTCTCCCAAGATCCATCTGAAAGTGGATACTGGAATGGCTCGCCTAGGATATTCAGGAAAAGATCTAGAAAGGACTCTTACTGAAATTCGTGACCTTGGACTTCCCTTGCATGGAATCGCTACTCATTTTGCGAGCACAGAAGATGTGTTAGAACAGAAATACTCCAAAGAACAGATGAAGAATTTTTCGGAAGCGATCCAACTTGCGGAGAGTCTTGGGTTTAAGGATCTAGTTAAACATTCTTGTGCTTCCGCTTCTACCATGCTTTTTCCCGAAGCACATTATGATCTAGTTCGAGTGGGAATTTCTCTCTACGGTCTTTGGCCAAGTTTGCAGACTAGACTTTCTCTACATCTAAGTGGCAAGAAGGACTTCCAACTTTCTCCTGTCATGAGTTGGAAGGCAAGGATTGTTCATTTAAAGACAGTGCCGGAGGATAGTTTCGTAGGCTATGGCTCCACGTACCAAACAAGCGCAGAGACAAAGGTCGCCGTCGTTCCCGTCGGATATTATGAAGGCTTGGATCGAAAGCTTTCGAATAACGGAGTCATGTTAGTGAGAGGGAAAAGAGCGAAAATCCTAGGACGGATATGCATGAACATGACCATGCTGGATGTCACCCATATTCACGATGTGCAAATCGGAGACGTGGTAACTATTTTAGGAAAAGATAAAGAAGAAGAGATCGGCGCCGACGATCATGCGAATTGGACTTATACGATTAACTACGAAGTGACCACTCGTATCAGCGAGTCTGTACCAAAAATAATACAAGAGTAA
- a CDS encoding 1-acyl-sn-glycerol-3-phosphate acyltransferase — MNLPESKEKQTGKEVTPVYTTKTYSLMIRLVFKARGLLFDSFEEYFPASNPKKMLPAPYPSVLMANHVWEGDVPALAAVYPHVTPSIKFAIPAREDLMGKDFLTKEFKPKGFLKWFFFLVDKSKIIPTYMNYIGCVPIKRPFRDNARELLKKGTLRDMVDQEWSYLSDRISEGRNLFMFPEGTFNHDGYMNQIKKGVYFLRTKFKGLNFTSFTLTYDYFSSKKAELHIGYGDQFPIPESADSDEVSSIVKERLGRGYAVTAGNLASYIILKFEGRAKESKDKLFQTLKAFAETIKTKHPEIYISQKFNTENLKHAFDSFLEKTKKSGFLKLEGNDIVFLEKLFQIPKDLHNLKKKNMVLYHRNQLTYHLPKLDAAWASTVTV, encoded by the coding sequence ATGAATCTTCCCGAATCCAAGGAAAAACAAACCGGCAAAGAAGTGACTCCGGTTTATACCACTAAGACATACAGCCTAATGATCAGGTTAGTGTTTAAGGCGAGAGGTTTGCTTTTCGACTCTTTTGAGGAATATTTTCCCGCAAGCAATCCGAAGAAGATGTTACCTGCTCCCTATCCTTCCGTTCTAATGGCAAATCACGTTTGGGAAGGTGATGTTCCTGCGCTCGCGGCAGTGTATCCTCACGTTACTCCTTCTATCAAGTTTGCTATCCCTGCGAGAGAAGATCTAATGGGAAAGGATTTCTTAACAAAGGAATTCAAACCGAAAGGTTTCCTCAAATGGTTCTTCTTTCTCGTAGATAAATCCAAGATCATTCCTACATATATGAACTATATCGGATGCGTTCCTATCAAAAGACCGTTTCGAGATAACGCAAGAGAACTCTTGAAGAAAGGTACATTAAGAGATATGGTCGACCAGGAATGGAGCTATCTCTCGGATCGGATCTCGGAAGGAAGGAATCTATTCATGTTCCCAGAAGGAACGTTCAATCATGACGGATACATGAATCAGATCAAGAAAGGAGTCTATTTTCTTCGCACCAAGTTTAAAGGACTCAATTTCACTTCTTTCACTTTAACATACGACTACTTCTCCTCAAAGAAAGCAGAACTACATATTGGCTACGGAGATCAGTTCCCAATTCCGGAAAGCGCAGACTCGGACGAGGTCTCGAGTATCGTAAAGGAAAGATTAGGACGCGGATACGCCGTAACCGCAGGAAATCTAGCATCTTATATAATCCTGAAATTCGAAGGAAGAGCAAAAGAAAGCAAAGACAAACTCTTTCAAACCTTAAAGGCATTCGCAGAAACGATCAAAACAAAACATCCTGAGATCTATATATCACAGAAGTTTAATACCGAAAATCTAAAGCATGCTTTCGACTCCTTCTTGGAGAAGACAAAGAAGAGTGGATTCTTGAAACTCGAAGGAAACGATATAGTATTCTTAGAGAAGTTATTTCAAATCCCGAAAGATCTGCATAATTTGAAGAAGAAAAATATGGTCCTATATCATAGGAACCAACTTACTTATCATCTTCCGAAACTGGACGCAGCATGGGCGTCTACAGTAACCGTTTAG
- a CDS encoding LIC_20245 family lipoprotein translates to MTRKIIYSISVLVFLLVAISSYFLFSSSSEENEVVLQGGLSKETVLRKENSVFDGGGFLEFSESSEEPAVDQDKTSDGEEKSPKPKSYLDSLSPEERAKLYEKMYERFKPLVEKFPNNTLIPRKLTDAETRKRKEDEDHYYRIQGEILDRRDVPKEEMTFYLNTKLKRSDDMLEILQYGMDNYKKMVSENAQSQNPEYEKMIKERLESIEKSKEEVLNAKKGMDN, encoded by the coding sequence ATGACCCGAAAAATCATATATTCGATCTCAGTCCTCGTATTCCTACTCGTTGCAATTTCCTCTTACTTCCTTTTCAGTTCCTCTTCCGAAGAGAACGAGGTCGTTCTACAAGGCGGCTTGTCAAAAGAAACCGTATTAAGAAAAGAGAATTCTGTTTTTGACGGGGGAGGGTTCTTAGAGTTCTCCGAATCTTCCGAAGAACCCGCGGTCGATCAGGACAAGACTTCCGATGGAGAAGAAAAATCTCCCAAGCCAAAATCCTATCTAGACAGCCTCTCACCGGAAGAAAGAGCTAAATTGTACGAAAAGATGTACGAAAGATTCAAGCCTCTTGTCGAAAAATTCCCGAATAATACCTTAATTCCTCGCAAGTTGACCGATGCAGAGACTCGGAAAAGAAAAGAAGACGAGGACCACTATTACCGGATCCAAGGAGAGATCTTGGATAGAAGGGATGTCCCCAAAGAAGAAATGACTTTCTATCTGAATACCAAGCTCAAGAGATCTGATGATATGTTGGAGATCCTACAATACGGCATGGATAATTATAAAAAGATGGTCTCCGAGAATGCTCAAAGCCAAAATCCGGAATATGAAAAAATGATCAAAGAGAGATTGGAGAGTATTGAAAAGAGTAAGGAAGAGGTATTAAACGCGAAGAAGGGAATGGATAACTAA
- a CDS encoding sensor histidine kinase produces MIEIEIVTTPRLTSFPIFLAFSRGYFEEEGVLVRVRALKSYEAVLAHMREGRAEAGEIPFTVWVDQQLRKTSPHWTFYRGTVLSCLVHGFYSASYMEAESIRDSYHSFLPILHPYSLDRFVAEEFFRSENYHRRKPVPYLTTRPTLLIHEFIRAECLGVAASLQEFPFFGEKGYCLTVENEIPPFYLPTNMLVFTGRFASKFPEEANRVSRALKRAMEDLANHVAYEGDSYVADWVGPCPWKPSDLDGFYRRPVPELGRILSGMPSYEDLSFVMEIYGKTFPGLEGGRKILKDLAQSVADDPFPKFPEAFAQANSASNRLYYSNGKFPKLGGALKDIAPLRSLVSEMKEFALALFSGKREVSLDTQLPKSPYLFIRSTINGILDYLNQEIRDIEEKNKRLSEDNYLLETRLDISDLKRQTTEERYRYMFEFATDAMIIVNADTRMIVDANRRFREVSGYQISEIKNIRLARVLPDILEQTELKSPSGKDQNMTFIPEATLILKDGTRFSVGLSVTGFSAETKRFYQIQVNDNALILESEKIKHEFISNISHELRSPMTNIQGYFDLLFSDPVLSLNDDQKGMTDVIRKNVRRLNFLIDNLLQLENKNSQTTEEMNEIFDPLVVIEEVVYINSPPASEKGITISMDLQPGLKLKGLRFEFSQIVTNFFVNAIKYTERGGVDVSLKKISDKKIEVRFTDTGVGIDPKYKELIFERFFRVPDQRNRTVGGTGLGLSISRTLINKMGGEVIVEPNLKGGSIFKVILPLHSE; encoded by the coding sequence GTGATAGAAATAGAGATCGTCACAACACCTAGGTTAACGTCTTTTCCGATCTTTCTCGCATTCAGTAGAGGGTACTTCGAGGAAGAGGGAGTTCTCGTTCGTGTCCGAGCATTAAAAAGTTATGAAGCGGTTCTCGCTCATATGAGAGAAGGTCGGGCAGAGGCAGGCGAAATCCCGTTTACCGTTTGGGTGGACCAGCAGCTTCGCAAGACTTCTCCCCATTGGACATTTTATAGAGGGACGGTGCTCTCTTGTCTCGTGCACGGATTTTATTCCGCATCTTATATGGAAGCGGAGTCCATTCGAGATTCGTATCATAGTTTTCTTCCCATTTTACATCCGTATTCTTTGGATCGCTTCGTTGCAGAAGAGTTCTTTCGCTCAGAGAATTATCATCGCAGAAAGCCGGTCCCATATTTGACCACTAGGCCGACCTTGCTAATACACGAATTTATTCGTGCGGAGTGCTTGGGGGTCGCTGCTTCCTTGCAGGAATTTCCTTTCTTTGGGGAGAAGGGATATTGCCTAACGGTGGAAAATGAAATTCCGCCATTCTATCTTCCTACAAATATGTTGGTCTTTACCGGACGCTTCGCTTCCAAATTTCCTGAAGAAGCAAATCGAGTATCTCGTGCGTTAAAGAGGGCAATGGAAGATCTCGCAAATCATGTCGCATACGAAGGAGATTCCTATGTGGCGGATTGGGTGGGTCCTTGCCCTTGGAAACCGAGTGATCTGGACGGCTTTTATCGTCGGCCTGTTCCTGAGTTAGGAAGGATCTTATCCGGTATGCCTTCTTATGAAGATCTTAGCTTCGTAATGGAGATTTACGGCAAGACCTTCCCTGGTTTGGAAGGTGGGCGCAAGATCTTAAAAGACCTGGCTCAATCCGTCGCAGACGATCCATTCCCTAAGTTTCCAGAAGCTTTTGCTCAGGCAAATTCTGCGTCGAATCGTCTGTATTATTCCAACGGTAAGTTTCCAAAACTAGGAGGGGCTCTAAAAGATATAGCTCCTCTAAGAAGTCTCGTCTCCGAAATGAAAGAGTTTGCCTTAGCTTTGTTCTCTGGAAAGAGAGAAGTTTCATTGGACACTCAGCTTCCGAAAAGTCCTTATCTTTTTATTCGCTCTACGATTAACGGAATATTAGATTATTTGAATCAAGAGATTCGTGATATTGAAGAGAAGAATAAGAGACTATCTGAAGACAATTATCTTTTGGAAACCCGTCTCGATATTAGCGATTTAAAACGCCAGACTACTGAAGAAAGATATAGATACATGTTCGAGTTTGCAACGGACGCGATGATTATCGTAAACGCAGATACTCGTATGATCGTGGATGCGAACAGAAGATTTAGGGAAGTTTCCGGTTACCAAATCTCCGAGATCAAGAATATTCGCTTAGCGAGGGTCTTGCCAGATATTCTGGAACAGACCGAGTTAAAGTCTCCCAGCGGAAAGGATCAGAATATGACCTTTATTCCCGAGGCGACTCTGATCTTGAAGGACGGCACCCGATTTTCAGTAGGTTTGAGCGTTACTGGTTTTAGTGCAGAAACCAAAAGGTTCTATCAGATCCAAGTCAATGATAATGCCTTGATCCTGGAATCTGAAAAGATAAAGCACGAATTTATATCAAATATTTCTCATGAACTTCGTTCTCCTATGACGAATATTCAAGGTTACTTCGATCTATTATTCTCCGATCCTGTTCTCTCTTTGAATGACGATCAAAAAGGAATGACAGATGTAATTCGAAAGAATGTGAGAAGATTGAACTTCCTCATAGATAATCTTCTTCAGTTAGAAAATAAGAATTCGCAAACTACCGAAGAAATGAACGAGATCTTTGATCCTCTCGTTGTGATCGAAGAAGTAGTATATATCAATTCTCCTCCTGCTTCCGAAAAAGGAATTACGATCAGTATGGATTTGCAGCCTGGCCTAAAATTAAAAGGACTTAGGTTCGAGTTCTCTCAGATCGTTACGAATTTCTTTGTGAATGCGATAAAATATACGGAAAGAGGAGGAGTGGATGTCTCACTTAAAAAAATATCGGATAAGAAGATTGAGGTTCGCTTCACTGATACCGGTGTTGGGATCGATCCTAAATATAAAGAATTGATCTTTGAAAGATTCTTCCGAGTCCCGGACCAACGAAATAGAACTGTGGGAGGGACTGGTCTTGGACTTTCCATCAGCCGCACTTTGATCAACAAAATGGGTGGAGAAGTGATCGTCGAACCGAATCTAAAAGGTGGCAGTATTTTTAAGGTAATTTTACCCTTACATTCAGAATGA
- a CDS encoding lytic transglycosylase domain-containing protein, whose translation MKLTDLDSFQRVMARMEEIGGIAERFQPKKQEGDPTEKKPEPGFADVLETKFKELSEKDMGPGSKELAQIIQKEAAKNHLDPNLVKSVIRAESGFKSSAVSPKGAIGLMQLMPGTAEALGVEDPFNPEENIAGGTRFLADMMNKFGDSNLALAAYNAGPGAVQKYDGVPPFKETKDYIKKVNRYWKGEK comes from the coding sequence ATGAAACTCACGGATTTAGACTCATTTCAGCGGGTTATGGCGAGGATGGAAGAGATTGGCGGAATCGCCGAGAGGTTCCAGCCGAAGAAGCAGGAAGGAGATCCTACAGAAAAGAAGCCCGAGCCCGGATTCGCAGACGTGTTGGAGACTAAATTTAAGGAACTCTCCGAAAAAGATATGGGCCCAGGATCAAAGGAACTCGCTCAGATCATCCAGAAGGAAGCGGCCAAGAACCATTTGGATCCAAACCTTGTAAAATCGGTGATCCGCGCAGAGTCCGGTTTTAAATCTTCTGCAGTTTCCCCAAAAGGAGCAATCGGCTTGATGCAGCTAATGCCTGGAACCGCAGAAGCCTTAGGCGTGGAAGACCCTTTCAATCCTGAAGAGAATATTGCCGGAGGAACAAGATTCCTGGCAGACATGATGAATAAATTTGGAGATTCAAATTTGGCCCTAGCGGCATATAACGCAGGTCCCGGTGCCGTGCAGAAATACGACGGAGTTCCCCCTTTCAAAGAAACCAAAGATTATATTAAGAAAGTAAATCGCTATTGGAAGGGAGAGAAGTAA
- a CDS encoding Cys-rich protein, protein MKRISFRKFFPYLPIFLLGLAVGTFIAFKYSRSSVSHSNLDWEGKEVCLDYCDNLAKCTKKELPQSTEDQLYKIENSCLRGCKKHFDKMQVCLQPEKMASCSELTACLFGELKKYY, encoded by the coding sequence ATGAAACGAATTTCTTTTAGAAAATTTTTTCCTTATTTACCTATATTTCTTTTAGGTCTCGCGGTTGGGACCTTTATTGCCTTCAAATATTCCAGAAGTTCCGTAAGTCATTCTAATTTGGATTGGGAAGGGAAGGAAGTTTGCTTAGATTATTGCGACAATCTTGCAAAATGTACTAAGAAGGAACTCCCTCAAAGTACGGAAGATCAACTCTATAAGATTGAAAACTCCTGCTTACGCGGATGTAAGAAACACTTCGATAAAATGCAAGTATGCCTGCAGCCCGAAAAGATGGCTTCTTGTTCGGAACTCACTGCTTGTCTGTTCGGAGAGTTAAAGAAATATTATTAA